One window of Atribacter laminatus genomic DNA carries:
- the cas2 gene encoding CRISPR-associated endonuclease Cas2 encodes MFIIVVYDICDNRVVRILKICRKYLNWVQNSVFEGEITKANFVKLKAELEKNMKKEEDSVIIYGLRTTLYSFRETIGKEKGGEEIII; translated from the coding sequence ATGTTTATTATAGTAGTTTATGATATTTGTGATAATCGGGTAGTACGAATCCTTAAAATATGTAGAAAGTATTTAAACTGGGTTCAAAATTCGGTTTTTGAAGGAGAAATTACCAAAGCAAATTTTGTTAAATTAAAAGCTGAGTTAGAAAAAAACATGAAAAAGGAAGAGGATTCCGTAATTATTTATGGTTTGCGAACTACTCTTTACAGTTTTCGCGAAACTATTGGGAAAGAAAAAGGAGGAGAAGAGATAATCATATGA
- the istA gene encoding IS21 family transposase, with protein sequence MIKYREILRLHSQGVSQRGIAASCQCSRTTIRNVVERAERHEISWPFDKNMSDADLQELLFPEKRSQSNRKIPDCEYVHKEMAKSGVTLSLLWHEYHEQCRFNGEIPLMYSQFCRYYHKYANTTKATMRIKRKPGEMLEVDWAGKTGFIVDNLTGELIPAYIFVASLSCSQYAYVEAFLSMDMESWVNAHVHAFKYFGGVARILVPDNLKTSVDKASRPDPKINRTYQEMAEHYGTAVIPARVRRPKDKPHAESTVGIISTWIIASLRNQQFFSLHELNSAIRLKLEEFNQKPFQKKPGSRKSAFLEEEKALLLPLPTSPYELATWSTASVQYDYHIIVDKNHYSVPYEYIRHQVEVRITSKTVEVFYHNHRIASHIRIRGQEGQIVTVPDHMPEKHKQYLAVNADHFRNWAASIGPHAVIVVNALLSASRVEKQGYRSCTSLMKLADKYSLSRFEEACQRALCYTPSPSFKIIQTILKTGQDRISVQSDRQKATKDNPNIYGFVRGAGYYGGKDND encoded by the coding sequence ATGATCAAGTATCGAGAAATTCTTCGGCTTCACAGCCAAGGTGTGAGTCAACGTGGCATTGCTGCCAGTTGCCAGTGCTCACGGACCACAATCCGTAATGTGGTTGAACGGGCAGAAAGGCATGAGATTTCATGGCCTTTCGATAAAAACATGTCGGATGCAGATCTTCAGGAACTCCTTTTTCCGGAAAAAAGGAGTCAGTCCAATCGAAAAATACCGGATTGCGAATATGTTCATAAAGAAATGGCCAAAAGTGGTGTCACCTTAAGTTTGTTGTGGCATGAGTACCATGAACAATGCCGCTTCAATGGTGAAATCCCACTCATGTACAGCCAATTCTGTCGGTATTATCATAAGTATGCCAATACCACCAAAGCCACTATGCGCATTAAGCGCAAACCCGGTGAAATGCTGGAAGTGGACTGGGCTGGAAAGACTGGTTTTATTGTTGATAATCTAACCGGTGAACTTATTCCAGCCTATATCTTCGTAGCGAGCCTATCTTGCAGCCAGTATGCCTATGTAGAAGCCTTCCTGTCAATGGATATGGAAAGCTGGGTCAATGCTCATGTTCATGCGTTCAAATACTTTGGTGGAGTGGCCAGAATCCTCGTGCCAGACAATTTAAAAACCAGTGTAGATAAAGCCTCTCGACCAGATCCCAAGATTAATAGAACCTATCAAGAAATGGCCGAGCATTACGGGACAGCAGTCATTCCAGCCCGAGTCAGGCGCCCCAAAGACAAGCCCCATGCCGAAAGTACGGTGGGTATTATTTCCACCTGGATCATTGCCTCTTTGCGAAACCAACAGTTCTTTTCATTACACGAACTGAATAGCGCCATCCGTCTTAAGCTGGAAGAATTCAACCAGAAACCTTTTCAAAAGAAGCCGGGAAGCAGGAAAAGCGCCTTCCTAGAAGAGGAAAAAGCACTGCTTTTGCCTTTGCCTACTTCCCCATACGAGCTTGCCACCTGGTCAACGGCGTCCGTACAGTACGATTATCACATAATTGTGGATAAAAATCACTACTCAGTGCCCTATGAGTACATCCGGCATCAAGTGGAGGTACGTATAACCAGCAAAACTGTTGAAGTTTTTTACCACAATCATCGCATTGCTTCCCATATTCGGATTCGCGGTCAGGAAGGCCAGATTGTCACGGTACCGGATCACATGCCAGAGAAACATAAACAGTACCTGGCTGTAAATGCTGATCATTTTAGGAATTGGGCTGCTTCCATTGGACCTCATGCCGTCATTGTGGTGAATGCTCTTTTGTCAGCATCAAGAGTTGAGAAACAAGGTTACCGTTCTTGTACATCGCTTATGAAACTCGCTGACAAGTATTCTTTATCCCGCTTTGAAGAAGCGTGCCAGCGGGCACTTTGTTACACGCCCAGTCCGAGTTTCAAAATCATCCAGACCATCCTCAAAACCGGTCAGGATAGAATATCAGTCCAATCAGATCGACAAAAAGCGACAAAAGACAATCCCAACATCTACGGATTTGTCCGGGGTGCCGGCTACTATGGAGGAAAAGACAATGATTAA
- the istB gene encoding IS21-like element helper ATPase IstB, translating to MINSTTMNKLHDMRLSAMADAFKRQLSDEKYQELSFEERVGILVDVEWAKRRSNKLLHLIKKADFRYPQASIEDIEYHADRKLDKAQILRLSGCAYIQEKRNLIIMGASGNGKSYVACAFGMAACRNYYTVKYIRLPDLLDELAVARGEGVYQMVMKKYKKVGLLILDEWLLTPLKDTQAMDLLEIVEARHQNASTIFCTQFAPRGWHEKIGEDTLADAILDRIVHDSYTILIDGKVSMRERHGIKN from the coding sequence ATGATTAATTCTACGACCATGAACAAGCTGCATGACATGCGACTCTCCGCTATGGCGGATGCTTTCAAACGCCAACTGTCTGATGAGAAATATCAGGAGCTATCGTTTGAAGAACGGGTTGGTATTCTTGTTGATGTGGAATGGGCTAAACGCAGAAGCAATAAACTGCTCCATCTCATTAAAAAAGCAGATTTCCGCTATCCTCAGGCTAGCATTGAAGATATTGAATACCATGCCGACAGGAAACTAGATAAGGCACAAATCCTACGGCTATCTGGGTGCGCTTACATCCAGGAGAAACGCAACCTCATCATCATGGGTGCCTCTGGAAACGGGAAATCTTATGTTGCCTGTGCTTTTGGTATGGCGGCTTGTCGCAACTATTATACCGTTAAGTATATCCGACTACCGGATCTTCTGGATGAACTGGCAGTGGCTCGAGGTGAAGGTGTCTATCAGATGGTGATGAAGAAGTACAAAAAGGTTGGCTTACTCATTTTGGATGAATGGCTCTTAACTCCACTTAAAGACACCCAGGCAATGGATCTCCTTGAGATCGTTGAAGCAAGACATCAGAATGCTTCTACTATTTTTTGCACCCAATTTGCTCCACGTGGGTGGCATGAAAAGATCGGCGAAGATACACTAGCAGATGCCATTCTTGATCGTATTGTCCATGATTCCTATACCATCCTTATTGACGGCAAAGTGTCAATGAGGGAACGACATGGGATTAAAAATTGA
- a CDS encoding GNAT family N-acetyltransferase has translation MYFKKLLGEKCYLSPLNLQDYEIYTKWINDIDVSLGVTFASALMTPEQEKEILEKLSRAEYNFAIVELKKDELIGNIGFTHIDFINHTAEMGIFIGNKDYWGKGYGAEAIELLLDFGFNILNLHNINLKVYSYNKPAIKCYQEVGFKEVGRLREAKQIAGQKFDQIIMDILEKEYKSKLIKGLVDKRNQENKK, from the coding sequence GTGTATTTTAAAAAACTGCTGGGAGAAAAGTGTTATCTTTCACCTTTGAATCTTCAAGATTATGAGATTTATACCAAATGGATAAACGACATTGATGTATCCTTAGGAGTAACCTTTGCCAGTGCCCTGATGACGCCCGAACAAGAAAAAGAAATTCTGGAGAAACTATCCCGAGCGGAATATAATTTCGCCATTGTGGAGTTAAAAAAAGATGAGCTCATCGGTAATATTGGCTTCACCCATATCGACTTTATCAACCATACTGCCGAAATGGGAATATTCATTGGTAACAAGGATTATTGGGGGAAAGGTTATGGAGCAGAAGCCATAGAATTATTGCTGGATTTTGGCTTTAATATATTGAACCTGCATAATATTAATTTGAAGGTATATTCCTACAATAAGCCAGCCATCAAATGTTATCAAGAAGTAGGATTTAAGGAAGTTGGGAGGCTTCGGGAAGCAAAACAAATAGCCGGACAAAAATTTGACCAAATTATAATGGACATCCTGGAAAAAGAATATAAATCGAAACTCATTAAGGGTTTAGTCGACAAGAGAAATCAAGAAAATAAAAAATGA
- a CDS encoding YbaK/EbsC family protein, whose amino-acid sequence MQDNLKKKAEIVQTVLNEFGVELNVVQLAASTRSAQEAAAAVGCTLGQIAKSLVFKGANSQKPILIIASGMNRVNEKAVVVVIKEKLQKADADFVLEQTGFSIGGVPPVGHKNPIPIYIDQDLMQFEEIWAAAGTPNAVFKLTPKILVEITKGKIISIK is encoded by the coding sequence ATGCAGGATAACTTAAAGAAAAAGGCGGAAATCGTACAAACTGTTTTGAATGAATTTGGAGTTGAATTGAATGTGGTTCAGTTAGCAGCATCAACTCGTTCTGCGCAAGAAGCCGCAGCTGCAGTAGGCTGTACCTTGGGTCAAATTGCGAAATCATTGGTTTTTAAAGGAGCAAACTCGCAAAAACCTATCCTGATTATTGCTAGCGGAATGAATCGGGTAAACGAAAAAGCCGTTGTGGTAGTGATCAAGGAAAAACTGCAAAAAGCCGACGCTGACTTTGTTTTAGAACAAACCGGCTTCTCCATTGGAGGTGTCCCACCTGTTGGACATAAAAATCCGATTCCTATCTATATCGATCAAGACTTAATGCAATTCGAAGAAATCTGGGCTGCAGCCGGAACTCCCAATGCGGTTTTTAAGCTCACTCCGAAAATCTTAGTCGAAATCACTAAAGGTAAGATTATTAGTATTAAGTAA
- a CDS encoding TIGR03768 family metallophosphoesterase — translation MKPFFVNKKFCLALLMGMLIFSLPGYSKATVKDQQQPTGYPIASDVQTTTQRTIVPEPTPTTAINLWEISKYSQYGYGNWTYGPGLPYNKRLDLMPASYSGSAVTRIMKLLNFFTISDIHITDKESPNQLIYIQRLHPNLPIGTSLCSGVMLYTTHVLDAAIQTVNALHKQNPLDFGISLGDAINSTQYNELRWYIDVIDGKVITPSSGAHLGAETIDYQKPYQAAGLDKSIPWYQTLGNHDHFWMGSIPVDYSLRKDLRQSYVADEVFATGDVLRDPREINNRDYYVGVFDGSTPYGNIKYAGPVKDFKTPPKVAADPDRRSLLRTEWMQEFFNTSTLPIGHGFNLTDVENGFACYSFVPKSNIPLKVIVLDNTQQEDSGSVDIHGHGFLDSARWDWLKKELADGSAAGQLMIIAAHVPIGVEVTAPNSEMGWWTDPQNAVTLPDLIAELQSHPNFIMWIAGHRHLNTVKAFVSPDPVGAPEKGFWQVETSSLRDFPQQFRTFEIYLNSDATISIMITNVDPAVLEGTPAATSRKYAIAAAQIAGTWDTLTNWNPTNDPTVELMPTGSYNAELVTPLSPAMRKMLQNIETTQR, via the coding sequence ATGAAACCGTTTTTTGTAAACAAAAAGTTCTGCTTAGCCTTATTAATGGGCATGTTGATTTTCTCTTTACCAGGGTATTCTAAAGCTACTGTCAAAGATCAACAACAGCCCACAGGCTACCCGATTGCATCCGATGTTCAAACGACGACTCAAAGGACGATCGTGCCGGAGCCGACCCCAACGACTGCTATCAATCTCTGGGAGATTTCTAAATACAGTCAGTATGGCTATGGCAACTGGACGTATGGCCCGGGGCTCCCCTACAACAAGCGACTTGATCTCATGCCAGCGTCCTACAGTGGTTCAGCCGTCACCAGAATAATGAAGCTTTTAAATTTCTTTACCATCTCGGATATCCATATCACCGATAAGGAATCCCCCAACCAGTTGATTTATATTCAACGCCTGCATCCCAATTTGCCGATAGGGACTTCTCTGTGTTCAGGGGTTATGCTCTATACCACGCATGTGCTCGATGCCGCCATCCAAACCGTCAACGCCCTGCATAAGCAGAATCCCCTGGACTTCGGTATTTCTCTGGGTGACGCTATCAACTCCACGCAATACAATGAACTTCGCTGGTATATCGATGTCATCGACGGCAAGGTCATTACACCCAGTTCCGGCGCCCATCTGGGAGCCGAAACCATTGATTATCAGAAGCCTTACCAGGCGGCGGGGCTCGACAAGTCGATCCCCTGGTATCAAACACTGGGCAACCACGATCATTTCTGGATGGGTTCCATCCCCGTAGACTACAGCCTGCGCAAGGATCTTCGACAGTCCTACGTAGCCGATGAAGTCTTCGCTACGGGTGATGTACTCCGTGATCCCCGAGAAATTAACAACCGGGATTATTATGTCGGTGTGTTTGACGGCTCAACGCCTTACGGGAATATCAAATATGCGGGACCTGTCAAGGATTTTAAGACGCCTCCGAAAGTTGCAGCTGATCCTGACCGACGTTCACTTTTAAGAACTGAGTGGATGCAGGAATTCTTCAATACATCAACTCTACCTATCGGTCACGGTTTCAATCTGACAGATGTCGAAAATGGCTTTGCCTGTTATAGTTTTGTCCCGAAATCGAACATTCCGCTCAAGGTGATCGTTCTGGACAATACCCAGCAGGAAGACAGCGGCTCTGTCGATATTCATGGGCACGGCTTTCTTGATTCGGCTCGGTGGGACTGGCTTAAAAAAGAACTGGCTGACGGTTCTGCTGCGGGACAACTCATGATCATTGCTGCGCACGTTCCGATTGGTGTCGAAGTGACAGCACCCAATTCCGAAATGGGCTGGTGGACGGATCCACAAAATGCCGTCACCCTGCCGGATCTGATTGCGGAGCTTCAAAGCCACCCGAATTTTATCATGTGGATAGCCGGACATCGTCATCTGAATACCGTGAAAGCCTTTGTGTCGCCTGATCCTGTAGGTGCACCGGAGAAAGGTTTCTGGCAGGTGGAAACGTCGTCGCTTCGGGACTTCCCACAGCAATTTCGTACCTTCGAAATCTATCTCAACAGCGATGCCACCATTTCCATTATGATCACCAACGTTGACCCGGCAGTCCTTGAAGGAACGCCAGCCGCAACCTCCCGTAAATACGCTATCGCAGCAGCACAGATTGCTGGAACCTGGGATACGTTGACCAATTGGAACCCAACCAATGATCCCACCGTGGAACTCATGCCAACCGGGTCGTACAATGCGGAACTTGTGACACCCTTGAGCCCAGCCATGAGAAAAATGTTACAGAATATCGAAACAACACAGCGGTAA
- a CDS encoding tetratricopeptide repeat protein yields the protein MNKRILKHLFIFVLFITLFFAMTPIYAQEQLPPLQMNQSPTPKSSSNIDNKAKEFYAQGLSYFEQKKYEEAAQAFQEAIKIQPDYQIAFYYLGITNSWLYRFPEAEQALKEAIRLNPQDFYAYKELADVYTWLERYEDSIQYSQEAVQLKPDYADAYITMGLSQIKLKRYEDAIKMLRVAISLDPNQEYAYFYLGVALSWLNRFQEAKDAHLKVIQLKPDFADAHLELGVVYVWLGDKTSAMEQYNILKNLDSSKGQELLDVITR from the coding sequence ATGAATAAAAGGATTTTGAAACATCTGTTTATTTTTGTTTTATTCATTACTTTGTTTTTTGCCATGACTCCTATTTATGCCCAGGAACAACTACCGCCTCTTCAAATGAATCAATCACCTACACCAAAGTCATCCTCAAATATTGATAACAAAGCGAAGGAATTTTATGCTCAAGGTTTAAGTTACTTTGAACAGAAAAAGTATGAAGAAGCAGCTCAAGCCTTTCAAGAAGCTATTAAAATACAGCCCGATTATCAAATTGCGTTTTATTACCTGGGGATTACCAATAGTTGGCTTTATCGCTTTCCCGAAGCCGAACAAGCGCTCAAAGAAGCCATCCGATTAAATCCTCAAGATTTTTATGCTTATAAAGAGCTAGCTGATGTCTATACTTGGTTGGAGCGATATGAAGATTCGATTCAATATTCCCAGGAAGCTGTTCAATTAAAACCTGATTATGCAGATGCTTATATAACAATGGGTTTATCTCAAATTAAATTAAAAAGATATGAAGATGCAATTAAAATGTTAAGGGTAGCGATCTCTCTCGATCCAAACCAGGAATATGCTTATTTTTACCTTGGAGTTGCCTTAAGTTGGCTGAACCGATTTCAAGAAGCCAAGGATGCTCATTTAAAAGTCATTCAATTAAAACCGGATTTCGCCGATGCCCATTTAGAACTGGGTGTCGTCTATGTATGGCTTGGAGACAAGACCTCCGCTATGGAACAATATAATATCCTCAAAAATTTAGATAGCAGTAAAGGCCAAGAACTTCTTGATGTAATAACTAGGTAA
- a CDS encoding M28 family metallopeptidase: MDINPDSQTGAINITLQFLKNLGARPACSVKEKSCARWIKKQLLSFGFEVIEDEFPSLTTYTWPYLLIWIGLILSVILMKISAPSALVLSVFLTIVEYFEMNSFPVLTTLFKRKKSVNIIGKKSQKPQIILFSHIDSATPSIFFDPRFISDPHLSVQLTIFSSIAICCLALLNLIFSWNFLYILSWIPAAYLILLSVGHIHREFFMEPSPGGNDNGSGVTICLEVARRLANENIPFWVVFTGSEESGTNGAIAFEKKYRSVIGESLILNSDNCGAGHLVAASKEGMWSVFHSDRRLIEQVKEVSHNLSISIDIRPYLGLSTDATPFLARGYRALTFIALNKKGLPVNWHWKTDTIDAVEPDNLLSTSNLICSLLHNSSR; the protein is encoded by the coding sequence ATGGATATAAATCCGGATAGTCAAACTGGAGCGATTAATATTACGCTTCAATTTTTGAAAAATCTGGGGGCACGTCCGGCTTGTTCGGTAAAAGAAAAGAGCTGCGCCCGGTGGATCAAGAAACAACTACTCAGTTTCGGATTCGAAGTTATCGAAGATGAGTTTCCATCATTAACAACCTATACCTGGCCTTATTTGTTAATCTGGATTGGTTTGATCCTTTCAGTAATTCTCATGAAAATATCGGCTCCAAGCGCTTTGGTTCTTTCAGTTTTCCTCACCATTGTCGAATACTTTGAAATGAACAGCTTTCCAGTTCTGACAACTTTGTTTAAGCGGAAGAAGTCGGTAAATATTATTGGGAAAAAGAGCCAAAAACCACAGATCATCCTTTTTTCTCATATCGATTCGGCCACCCCTTCAATATTTTTCGATCCTCGTTTTATCAGTGATCCCCACCTTTCGGTTCAGCTTACCATCTTTTCTTCGATAGCCATCTGTTGCCTCGCTTTATTGAATCTTATCTTTTCCTGGAACTTTTTATATATCCTATCCTGGATTCCCGCCGCCTATCTTATTCTACTCTCGGTGGGTCATATCCATCGTGAGTTTTTCATGGAGCCATCGCCTGGTGGAAATGATAACGGCAGTGGAGTCACCATCTGCCTTGAGGTAGCTCGTCGGTTAGCCAATGAAAACATTCCTTTTTGGGTAGTTTTTACTGGTTCAGAAGAATCGGGCACGAATGGTGCAATCGCTTTTGAGAAAAAATACCGCTCAGTCATTGGTGAATCTCTTATCTTGAATAGTGATAATTGTGGCGCTGGTCATTTAGTGGCTGCCTCTAAAGAAGGTATGTGGTCGGTTTTTCACTCCGACCGAAGGTTAATTGAACAGGTGAAGGAAGTTTCCCACAACTTATCCATATCCATCGATATCCGGCCTTATCTCGGGCTTTCTACCGACGCCACTCCCTTCCTGGCTCGTGGCTATCGGGCTCTTACCTTTATTGCTCTCAACAAAAAAGGCCTGCCGGTAAACTGGCATTGGAAGACCGATACCATTGATGCAGTAGAACCGGATAATTTGTTATCAACCAGCAACCTAATTTGTTCTTTGTTGCATAACAGCTCCAGATGA
- a CDS encoding DUF6506 family protein: MAFKSLFIAHAPDADCDKHKSTIDTGKMKLFIVVVKSQDEAVKIAKHFYEKEKIDGITLCPGFTHGDVAEIFRTLEGKVSVSVARGDGPSNQITQPVLQKEFFNK; encoded by the coding sequence ATGGCTTTTAAGTCTTTATTCATAGCTCATGCTCCCGATGCAGATTGTGACAAACATAAAAGCACGATTGACACCGGAAAGATGAAACTTTTTATCGTTGTGGTGAAAAGCCAAGACGAAGCTGTTAAAATTGCCAAACATTTTTATGAAAAGGAAAAGATTGATGGTATAACACTCTGCCCAGGCTTTACCCATGGTGATGTGGCAGAGATATTCCGAACACTGGAAGGCAAAGTGTCGGTTAGCGTTGCCCGAGGAGATGGTCCAAGCAATCAAATTACACAGCCGGTATTACAAAAAGAATTCTTTAATAAGTAG
- a CDS encoding HD domain-containing protein: MNEFETKILDEKKNIRNLENEIIPNQYNFDQYSPIDGKLIKTCDKIAAFLETYFSIINGVASPQLIEAKGKLFNELKDRKLDGIDIFLIIDLFR; this comes from the coding sequence ATGAATGAATTTGAAACCAAGATCCTGGATGAGAAGAAAAACATTCGCAATTTGGAAAACGAAATCATCCCAAATCAGTATAATTTCGATCAATACTCACCCATTGATGGAAAGCTCATAAAAACCTGTGATAAGATCGCTGCTTTCCTTGAGACCTACTTCTCCATCATAAATGGAGTTGCTTCACCCCAGCTTATCGAAGCAAAAGGAAAGTTATTTAACGAGTTAAAAGACAGAAAATTAGATGGAATAGACATTTTTTTAATCATCGATCTTTTTAGATGA
- a CDS encoding HD domain-containing protein, which yields MKGIITKSLIEKIFQPASLQRWNDQIRPIEFTELDKQAHKMIIAWILGKIEEDEEGQLINWRKMIEYGIFQYFQRTILTDLKPQIYHSLLAQNEARKKLNDFVQREMEESLTHLSVDFYNKFIQFISFNPEDEDLNSIEFKLVSAAHFLATQWEFNVIAHFSPPLFGVESTREEIQSQVNKHLEIKSVKKILYLDKNLRNFIDLCGQLRFQRRWAHIERIPKTSVLGHMLIVAMLSYFLSLFLEPDPCAKRIYNNWYGALFHDLPEVLTRDIISPVKRALGELETLIKEEESDQISKKLKPLLKEE from the coding sequence ATGAAGGGGATTATTACCAAAAGCTTAATCGAGAAGATATTTCAACCAGCCAGTTTACAGCGATGGAACGATCAGATTCGACCAATCGAATTTACTGAACTCGATAAACAAGCTCATAAGATGATCATTGCCTGGATTCTTGGAAAAATTGAGGAAGATGAAGAAGGCCAATTGATTAATTGGAGAAAAATGATTGAATACGGCATATTCCAATATTTTCAAAGGACCATCTTAACCGATCTAAAACCTCAAATTTATCATTCTCTATTGGCTCAAAATGAAGCCAGGAAAAAGCTGAATGATTTTGTTCAGAGAGAAATGGAGGAAAGTCTCACTCATCTTTCGGTGGATTTTTATAACAAGTTTATTCAATTCATATCATTTAACCCAGAAGATGAAGACTTGAACTCAATTGAGTTTAAACTGGTCAGTGCAGCTCATTTTTTGGCGACCCAATGGGAGTTCAACGTCATTGCTCATTTTAGTCCTCCCCTATTTGGTGTTGAATCAACAAGAGAGGAGATTCAATCTCAAGTTAACAAACACCTGGAAATTAAAAGCGTTAAAAAGATCCTCTACCTGGATAAAAATCTGAGAAATTTTATAGATCTTTGCGGACAGTTACGATTTCAAAGGAGATGGGCCCATATCGAGAGAATTCCAAAAACTTCGGTCTTGGGGCATATGTTGATTGTTGCCATGTTAAGTTACTTTCTTTCCTTATTTCTAGAACCTGATCCCTGTGCAAAGCGGATTTATAACAACTGGTATGGAGCGCTCTTCCATGACTTACCTGAGGTCCTTACCCGAGATATTATCTCTCCGGTAAAGAGAGCACTTGGTGAATTGGAAACTCTCATTAAAGAGGAAGAATCAGACCAAATAAGCAAAAAACTCAAGCCTCTGCTGAAAGAAGAATGA
- a CDS encoding cupin domain-containing protein, whose product MDKVNLKDKLKKFDQLWSPKIIGEMNELYIKVAKLKGEFVWHHHDNEDELFYVVKGKLVIKLRNKDIELEEGEFFIIPKGIEHLPVAGEEVHVMLFEPKSTLNTGNVKNERTQDNLDWI is encoded by the coding sequence ATGGATAAAGTGAACTTAAAAGATAAATTGAAAAAATTCGACCAGTTATGGAGTCCAAAAATTATAGGAGAAATGAATGAATTATACATCAAGGTCGCAAAACTAAAAGGAGAGTTTGTGTGGCATCATCATGATAACGAAGATGAGCTGTTCTATGTAGTCAAGGGAAAACTGGTTATAAAACTGAGAAATAAAGATATTGAATTAGAGGAAGGAGAATTTTTCATCATTCCAAAAGGAATTGAACATCTACCGGTTGCCGGAGAAGAGGTTCATGTTATGCTGTTTGAACCAAAATCAACATTGAATACGGGTAACGTAAAGAATGAAAGAACACAAGATAATCTGGATTGGATATAA
- a CDS encoding DUF3795 domain-containing protein: MDQILSVCGLICNECEYFKINCQGCYAVKGSTFWAKEMPDKICPLFRCAINDNQLSGCGQCPQLPCKTYREFKDPNLSDEQHEKSLVERVTRLKN, encoded by the coding sequence ATGGACCAAATATTATCGGTTTGTGGCTTGATTTGTAATGAATGTGAATATTTTAAGATAAATTGCCAAGGTTGTTATGCAGTTAAAGGTTCAACCTTCTGGGCAAAAGAAATGCCGGACAAAATTTGTCCTTTATTTCGATGTGCCATCAATGATAACCAATTGAGTGGCTGTGGCCAATGTCCTCAACTTCCTTGTAAAACCTATAGAGAATTTAAGGATCCCAATCTATCCGATGAACAACATGAAAAATCACTTGTCGAAAGAGTAACCAGGTTAAAAAATTGA